One window of Plasmodium falciparum 3D7 genome assembly, chromosome: 7 genomic DNA carries:
- a CDS encoding RNA-binding protein, putative, producing MWGLVKSASKKNINNEDTNNDETIDYDEEGEEEKKNVTNNINDNTNVDESKYEDTLKDEKGNVMDVDKDDMENTECILNSDEINKKIENLLNNLSSDEEEEGEVVEDEIPYERVNEKNKENKEIILLNIYLELSNDHLEMLLKIFGTIEKIYMDDNEGVHAIYTSLSSAKKAKEFLDNLKIKNRRMQVIYGNYKKNSNMNNVDNKRNTHIYNMNNEYMEENINNDHIYLNNYVNKDRNNKHELYFKHYNENSNILYDHLGNPIKKNVVLYKNKKYYMNNMKINNNSPLYKNHHMKGKNVLLKNNMFDSSLPIHLNNDYMMTSDGHMKIADVNIANNNDQQDIPDHFHHSNHFSHIPPPPPPTSLYNNNNDNNNDNDNNNNNNNITNSHMGEYNDNHSDEDNNNNNNNNFSYNNSRVNTNNSAYRGKNNNMQNEKNNYNKLIYNKYINVPNDNIGNNFLHSKYNSNNNNNNNNNYESFATSNYNFSYQKNNLSSHNNNNNNNNYSKGLYSKHIPPPPFNEHNNFTTLSMSNINMKNKKENSNFINSHNDNDNKDNSLYNINEFIEINDNNPFNIHSEHIMNDNFLWITRKEEKVLNWSTHLSIEENHLDFLQSFNIYKLYNRYLLITNIPTNLRDTHKLKDYINNLLTIDKKYNACVDVTFFDDVKNNNQTLFYHDDINKDTQHVLNTQEQKEEHINSEQNIKQEGNTDEQEHIQSDHHDDKSNGNNEEPVELKEEEITQKCGRTKGQERAKAAPQKLRNMSGRAKTKKEEQEEQQEEQQEHPEGEQNDDNVENEKNDPNDDSHNNDVSDWIDKNDVNKNVYAHLTFRTIKNCTEAKKILEEKNFLVTYTSPHKPNNCLWVGNILKNYFFNTANILKTMFSYFGEIRNIKYVNDKNCFFLQYKNVESAINARNHMFGIQISKSTILNIDFSILNEWENKQKINLSRKRFLDNNETQDRLEKKYHKKNNPYADSKTMSLLKRNRYKKGYATTNSNNYYNNKYDDHNSKKKIHKDSNYLIDKKNNHTRKSKSYKSSYHEKSDNQKILKRKTDDHEHYRDSKKNKRDYLDDHKHNYNDDNMFNDQHNSIHTDMEHDNSVDGKKEKIIAFYVNQKYKCDFVATLYEGDPKLKIYSKLNVETKSDIKNLKQIKSTCTNYAIWKLGPTPSQTKKFTHICDHFSKKKNIPVIINKECTIFIVPIKEEYLKDLQIENMEYMYAYVLETKKT from the exons atgtgggGATTAGTAAAGAGCGCttcaaaaaagaatataaataacgaagatacaaataatgatgaaacaATAGATTATGATGAGGAaggagaagaagaaaaaaaaaatgttacgaataatataaacgatAATACTAATGTAGATGAAAGTAAATATGAAGATACTTTAAAGGATGAAAAAGGAAATGTTATGGATGTTGATAAAGATGATATGGAAAATACAGAATGTATATTAAACTCAgatgaaattaataaaaagattGAAAACCTActaaataatttatcttctgatgaagaagaagaaggagAAGTTGTTGAAGATGAAATACCTTATGAACGTGTTaacgaaaaaaataaagaaaataaagaaataattttattaaatatatatttagaacTATCAAATGATCATTTGGaaatgttattaaaaatttttggaaccattgaaaaaatatatatggatgATAATGAAGGTGTTCATGCTATATATACATCTTTGTCAAGTGCAAAAAAAGCAAAAGAATTTttagataatttaaaaataaaaaatagaagAATGCAAGTTATATATgggaattataaaaagaattctaatatgaataatgtggataataaaaggaatacacatatatataatatgaataatgaatatatggaagagaatataaataatgatcatatatatttaaataattatgttaataaagatagaaataataaacatgAATTATACTTTAAacattataatgaaaattcaAATATTCTTTATGATCATTTAGGTAATCctataaagaaaaatgttgtcttatataaaaataaaaaatattatatgaataatatgaaaattaataataattcgcccttatataaaaatcatcATATGAAAGGTAAAAATGTGTTactgaaaaataatatgtttgaTTCTTCATTACCtatacatttaaataatgattatatgaTGACATCTGATGGACATATGAAAATAGCTGATGTAAATATagcaaataataatgatcagCAGGATATACCAGACCATTTTCATCATAGTAATCATTTTTCACATATTCCCCCTCCCCCTCCTCCAACAAGTTTatacaacaacaataatgataataataatgataatgataataataataataataataatattactaatAGTCATATGGGTGAATACAATGATAACCATAGTGAtgaggataataataataataataataataatttttcttataataatagtcGTGTGAATACAAACAATTCTGCTTATCGagggaaaaataataacatgcaaaacgaaaaaaataactacaacaaattaatatacaataaatatataaatgtaccaaatgataatataggaaataattttttacattctaaatataatagcaataataataataataataataataattatgaatcGTTTGCTACcagtaattataatttttcatatcaaaaaaataatttgtcttcacacaataataataataataataataattatagtaaAGGATTATATTCAAAACATATTCCCCCCCCACCATTTAATGAGCATAATAATTTCACAACCTTATCCATGTccaatattaatatgaaaaacaaaaaagaaaatagtaattttataaatagtCATAATGACAATGATAACAAAGATAATTcactttataatataaatgaatttattgaaataaatgataataatccATTCAATATTCATAGTGAACATATAATGAATGATAATTTCTTATGGATTACTAGAAAAGAAGAGAAAGTATTAAATTGGTCAACACATTTATCCATAGAAGAAAATCATTTAGATTTTTTAcaatcttttaatatatataaattgtatAATAGATATTTGCTAATCACTAATATTCCTACAAATTTAAGAGATACtcataaattaaaagattatataaataacctATTAACaattgataaaaaatataatgcaTGTGTCGATGTTACCTTTTTCGATGAtgtcaaaaataataaccaaACGTTATTCTATCATGACGATATTAATAAGGATACTCAACATGTACTAAACACACAAGAACAAAAGGAAGAGCATATAAACAGTGAGCAAAATATAAAGCAAGAGGGAAACACAGATGAGCAGGAACATATACAAAGTGATCATCATGATGATAAATCAAATGGTAATAATGAGGAACCAGTAGAATTAAAAGAAGAGGAAATAACTCAAAAATGTGGAAGAACGAAAGGTCAAGAAAGGGCAAAGGCAGCTCCTCAAAAATTAAGAAACATGAGCGGACGTGctaaaacaaaaaaggaagaaCAAGAAGAACAACAAGAAGAACAACAAGAACACCCGGAGGGAGAACAGAATGATGACAAtgtagaaaatgaaaaaaacgaTCCTAATGATGACAGCCACAATAATGATGTTTCAGATTGGATAGATAAGAACGATgtgaataaaaatgtttatgcCCATTTAACCTTTCGAACTATAAAAAATTGTACAGaagcaaaaaaaattttagaaGAAAAGAATTTTTTAGTAACTTATACATCACCACATAAACCTAACAACTGTTTATGGGTaggaaatatattaaaaaattatttttttaacacagcaaatatattaaaaacaatGTTTAGTTATTTTGGAGAGAtcagaaatattaaatatgtaaatgataagaattgtttttttttacaatataaaaatgtagaatCTGCAATAAATGCTAGAAATCACATGTTCGGGATACAGATATCTAAAAGTactattttaaatattgatTTTTCCATATTGAACGAATGGGAAAATAAacagaaaataaatttatcaaGAAAACGGTTCTTAGATAATAACGAAACACAAGATagattagaaaaaaaatatcataaaaaaaataatccgTATGCTGATTCCAAGACTATgtcattattaaaaagaaatcgTTACAAAAAAGGATATGCAACAACAAATAGtaacaattattataataataaatatgatgatcataattcaaaaaaaaagattcatAAAGATTCAAATTATCTAAtcgataaaaaaaataatcacaCTAGAAAAAGTAAATCATATAAAAGTTCGTATCACGAGAAAAGTGATAATcagaaaattttaaaaagaaaaacagaTGATCATGAACATTATAGAGATAGTAAAAAGAATAAGAGAGATTATTTAGATGATCataaacataattataatgatgataatatgttTAATGATCAACATAATAGTATACATACTGATATGGAACATGATAATAGTGTAGAtgggaaaaaagaaaaaataatcgCATTTTATGTtaatcaaaaatataaatgtgatTTTGTAGCAACCTTATATGAGGGAGATCCAAAActtaaaat atattCCAAATTAAATGTGGAAACAAAGAGTGACATTAAAAATttgaaacaaataaaaagtacATGCACCAATTATGCCATATGGAAATTAGGAccaa CACCGAGCCAGACTAAGAAATTTACTCACATCTGTGATCATTTtagtaaaaagaaaaatattcctGTTATCATAAATAAGGAATGTACCATTTTTATTGTTCCAATAAAAGaggaatatttaaaagatttaCAA atcgAAAATATGGAGTATATGTATGCTTACGTTCTGGAGACAAAAAAaacttaa